One segment of Prionailurus bengalensis isolate Pbe53 chromosome X, Fcat_Pben_1.1_paternal_pri, whole genome shotgun sequence DNA contains the following:
- the LOC122477507 gene encoding trafficking protein particle complex subunit 13-like: MQWCGGKMFFSKLCLFPFLPPFEVKTKFYNSGMSDLFLEIQIQNISSSTVFIQKVLLKPPEMYTREELNTVNQAGEDQCTFGTRTFLQSMEGRQYLYYLEFKQEFSEKAGTIRGLIEMGTLDIVWKRDLGEMAMLQTIQLQREAPGYGNMRLSLETIPDTVILEEPFNIICKITNCSGKKMKLVLEMCDTDSIRWCGSSGRYLGKLSPSSSLCFTLTLLSLKLGLQGVSGIQVTDKVLKKTYACNNLAKICVIPSTFKMEN, encoded by the coding sequence ATGCAATGGTGTGGAGGAAAGATGTTTTTTAGTAAACTgtgcttatttccttttctccctccatttgaagttaaaacaaagttttacaaTTCAGGGATGAGTGACTTATTTCTTGAAATCCagattcagaatatttcatcttcAACTGTCTTTATacaaaaagttttattaaagCCACCTGAAATGTACACCAGGGAAGAATTAAATACTGTCAATCAAGCTGGTGAAGATCAGTGTACCTTTGGAACAAGAACATTTTTACAGTCAATGGAAGGACGCCAGTATTTATACTACCTTGAGTTTAAACAGGAATTTTCTGAGAAAGCTGGTACCATTAGGGGACTAATAGAAATGGGAACATTAGATATAGTGTGGAAAAGAGATCTAGGTGAGATGGCAATGCTACAGACAATCCAGCTTCAAAGAGAGGCTCCAGGTTATGGAAACATGAGGCTGTCTTTGGAAACAATCCCAGATACTGTAATTTTAGAAGAGCCTTTTAATATTATCTGTAAGATAACCAACTGCAgtggtaagaaaatgaaattggttTTGGAGATGTGTGATACAGATTCTATTCGCTGGTGTGGAAGTTCAGGAAGGTATCTTGGAAAGCTGTCACCAAGTTCATCTCTCTGCTTCACCTTGACACTACTGTCCTTAAAACTGGGCCTACAAGGTGTCTCTGGCATACAGGTAACagacaaagtattaaaaaaaacctatgcCTGTAATAACCTTGCAAAGATCTGTGTAATACCTTCCACgtttaaaatggaaaactga